AAATACTACAAGACAAGTTAAAATGTAATTAAGAGTAATAAATTTAACACTAAATAATGGGTATATATACCAAATAAAAATTAGAGGAAGAATAACATAGATCCTAATGTCATAATTGTGCAGTGGGATTGTAATGGATCGTACTAATGGTCCACCTGTCCAAATGGTTTACAGGAGAAGGCACAAGTCCAGACAAAACAACAGCAACAGACTTGCAGGGAGGTGCGTGCAGACAGACAGGCTAGCCGTTTGGAATTCTGGTAAGTACCAATAAGGGAATAACTGAAAATGAAGGTGGTGAAGTACTCCGTAGTTGGATTCTCACGAGTCAAGAAGGCCTTTGTATGGGGAACCTTAAGTAATCTAGCTGACTATTTAGTTTCCACATTCATTGATTGTAGATATAATGTCACTTACTAGCAGTTTCTGCACACTAGAGTGGAAGCAGTTTCCTAGCCTTGGTCTTTAGCTTGAGATCGAGGAAATACTAGCACTCTGCTTTCCCCTGGGTGCTTATTGTAGATATAATGTCACTTACTAGCAGGGTTTTTTTTATAAGTATAGTGTAACTAAATGTTTTCGGGAATGTAAGAGACGGTGACAAACCTGTAAGAAATGACAGACAAGCTAATGTAGATGTGAAGTCATACAGTTATTCAATTCAGGCTGGCAACTCAGCTGCTTAAACAACATGGTTGGGTGAACACCACAAAAAAGCAAAGCTAAGTACACAAGAAGCACAATTTATTACCTCACACAGAAGATCAATTCGATTGATAGCAGCATTAGCCTGAGCAAGTGCAATAGGTCGATTGGTCCCAGCTAGCTGCGCATGACATGATGCCTACATTAGACACTAAATTCCTAGGGGGAAAATGAAAGCAAGAGAATCCAGGATGGAACATAAAACAACATTACCAGTACAAGCCAGTCACGCTCCATGGCTACGCCCAAAGCTAACCCACACAATCGCTCAATTGCACTCGCAAAAACAAGAATAATAAACCACGGACGAAGTAGAACAGATGACACAACAACATACCGAACTTGATGAGCATGAATAATCATTGCCACAGACATCAGCTGGGAAATTGCCTACCATATGAAGTGAATCTTAGAAATACGAGAAAGTGATACAAAATAGCATATTGATTATTGAATGAAATAAGATTATAAGAGGAT
This Spinacia oleracea cultivar Varoflay chromosome 6, BTI_SOV_V1, whole genome shotgun sequence DNA region includes the following protein-coding sequences:
- the LOC110776947 gene encoding solute carrier family 40 member 2, chloroplastic-like produces the protein MDHYPRVHAFNFLSFIQAISQLMSVAMIIHAHQVRYVVVSSVLLRPWFIILVFASAIERLCGLALGVAMERDWLVLLAGTNRPIALAQANAAINRIDLLCEYFNKALKLAQGDGRLPQFTPVDELSCYLSLLLQTNCLVAAEAPVAAAAESPVVAAT